In Arvicola amphibius chromosome 1, mArvAmp1.2, whole genome shotgun sequence, one DNA window encodes the following:
- the B3gnt2 gene encoding N-acetyllactosaminide beta-1,3-N-acetylglucosaminyltransferase 2, with translation MSVGRRRIKLLGILMMANVFIYLIVEVSKNSSQEKNGKGGVIIPKEKFWKLSSPPRAYWNREQEKLNKWYNPILNRLANQTGDWYTSPNTSHLGFCEPDPRVMTAVTDFSSLPDRFKDFLLYLRCRNYSLLIDQPKKCAKKPFLLLAIKSLIPHFARRQAIRESWGRETNVGNQTVVRVFLLGKTPPEDNHPDLSDMLKFESEKHQDILMWNYRDTFFNLSLKEVLFLRWVSTSCPDVEFVFKGDDDVFVNTHHILNYLNSLSKNKAKDLFIGDVIHNAGPHRDKKLKYYIPEVFFTGVYPPYAGGGGFLYSGPLALRLYNITDRVHLYPIDDVYTGMCLQKLGLVPEKHKGFRTFDIEEKNKKNICSYIDLMLVHSRKPQEMIDIWSQLQSPSLKC, from the coding sequence ATGAGTGTTGGACGTCGAAGAATAAAGTTGTTGGGTATCCTGATGATGGCAAATGTCTTCATTTATCTGATTGTGGAAGTCTCCAAAAACAGTAgtcaagagaaaaatggaaaggggGGAGTAATAATACCCAAAGAGAAGTTCTGGAAGCTGTCCAGCCCTCCCCGGGCATACTGGAACAGAGAGCAGGAGAAGCTGAACAAGTGGTACAACCCCATCCTCAACAGACTGGCCAACCAGACAGGGGACTGGTACACGTCTCCCAACACGAGTCACCTGGGCTTCTGTGAGCCTGACCCAAGGGTCATGACAGCTGTGACAGATTTTAGTAGTCTCCCGGACAGGTTTAAAGACTTCCTATTGTATCTGAGGTGCCGGAATTACTCACTGCTGATAGACCAACCCAAGAAATGCGCCAAGAAACCCTTCCTGCTGCTGGCCATTAAATCCCTCATTCCACATTTTGCCAGAAGACAAGCCATCCGGGAATCTTGGGGCAGAGAAACCAACGTGGGGAACCAGACAGTAGTGAGAGTCTTCTTGTTGGGCAAGACACCCCCAGAGGACAATCACCCCGACCTCTCAGACATGCTGAAGTTTGAGAGTGAGAAGCACCAGGACATTCTCATGTGGAACTACAGAGACACATTCTTCAACCTGTCTCTGAAGGAGGTGCTGTTTCTCAGGTGGGTGAGCACCTCTTGTCCAGACGTGGAGTTTGTTTTCAAGGGCGACGATGACGTGTTTGTCAACACTCATCACATCCTGAATTACTTGAATAGCTTATCCAAGAACAAAGCCAAAGATTTGTTTATAGGTGACGTGATCCACAATGCTGGGCCTCATCGGGATAAGAAACTGAAGTACTACATCCCAGAAGTCTTCTTCACGGGGGTCTACCCACCGTATGCGGGGGGAGGAGGATTTCTGTACTCCGGCCCCCTGGCCCTGAGACTGTACAATATAACTGACCGGGTCCACCTCTACCCCATAGATGATGTTTATACTGGAATGTGCCTTCAGAAACTGGGCCTtgttcctgagaaacacaaaggcTTCAGGACATTTGATAtcgaagagaaaaataaaaaaaatatttgttcataTATAGATCTAATGTTAGTACATAGCAGAAAACCTCAAGAGATGATTGATATTTGGTCTCAGTTGCAAAGTCCTTCTTTAAAATGCTAA